A stretch of Aedes aegypti strain LVP_AGWG chromosome 2, AaegL5.0 Primary Assembly, whole genome shotgun sequence DNA encodes these proteins:
- the LOC5578249 gene encoding LOW QUALITY PROTEIN: 60S acidic ribosomal protein P1 (The sequence of the model RefSeq protein was modified relative to this genomic sequence to represent the inferred CDS: deleted 2 bases in 1 codon; substituted 1 base at 1 genomic stop codon), with protein FFVIGNSSQLACVYSALILVDYVAVTDERISTILKAANVDIEPYWPALFVKALEGINVKDLITNIGSGVGTGGGAAPAAVVPAPKKKEEEPXESDNDMGFHLFGYICSHRNAAVGNRRLILIACYFLQRWHFNSYSFNVQVYK; from the exons TTTTTCGTCATTGGAAATAGCTCTCAACTAGCCTGTGTGTACTCAGCGCTCATCCTCGTCGACTATGTCGCTGTGACCGATGAGAGAATCTCGACCATCTTGAAGGCCGCCAACGTTGACATCGAGCCCTACTGGCCCGCTCTGTTCGTCAAGGCCCTCGAAGGCATCAACGTCAAGGATCTGATCACCAACATTGGATCCGGAGTTGGAACCGGAGGTGGTGCCGCCCCGGCTGCTGTTGTCCCGGCCCCC AAAAAGAAGGAAGAAGAACCCTAGGAGTCCGATAACGATATGGGATTCCATCTGTTCGGTTATATTTGTTCCCATCGGAATGCGGCAGTGGGGAATCGCAGGTTGATATTGATAGCCTGTTATTTCCTCCAACGGTGGCATTTTAATTCGTACAGTTTtaatgtacaagtgtacaaataA